The DNA sequence CACTGACACTGGGCTCTAGTCCTAGTCCTTGAAGGCTGCTTCCTCCCTGTGATCTCACATGACCCTTGCAAAGCAAATGAGCCACAGGACACTGACATCATCAATGAAAGCTTTGTGCTGTTCTCTAAGTAGCTCCCTGCATAGCAGCCCTCTGATCATAATGACATGTAGGTGTGTGATATGTGACTGACACAGCTCTCTCAATGTACTGCAGCTTCTGTCAGAGCAGGAGGGTTTGCTTGCCAATTATCCAGATTCTTGCAAGAGGCTAACTCTCCAGAAAGACCTGGGAATGATCACAGAAATCAACAGTTGGATGGTATGTAGGTGGGAGtctggatggatgagtggatggttATTTGGGTGTCTCTATGTTTATGGTTGGAAGGTGGGCACCTgcccctgctgcctcagcctacctgctgctgctcagcagaAGGGTCACAGATCATCTCATGGGCCTCCTTCAAGAGCCTCTTCAGCTCCTCACAGGACTCATGCAGTTCAATCTGCTCCTTCCACAGCTGTCTGTTCTTCAGTCTCAGCACATGTACACTCTCCTTCCGCTGAGTCCAATCTCGGAGGACCTGGCTGTGGAGGTAACTGAACAAGCACCAAAACATGGTGAGCCCCAGCCAGTCTCCTTTGCCCAAGTACCACCAGGGCTGAAAAGTCCCAGACTCCCAGACAGCCCAAGAATGGAGCTCTCAGTAGCCAAGCCAGCATTACTTAGATGCAGGCCAAATCCAGAGAATAACCAAATTCCAAAAAGATTCAACGTACTTCTGAAAACCCTGATGCCAAAAGGGATCCAGTGTCTCTGAGAACAGGGTGCAGCCCACTCCTGTGTTTAACTGTCCATGATACTGGGAAAGCATCAGCAGGTAGAGGGCAAACACTCTCGGAAAGAGGGAAGAAGTCGTCCCAACCAGAATCAATTCTGTCTATGGCTACCATGGAAGGCAGCTGTGTGAAGCCCTGGTTAGAGCCCCAGAGGTACTAGGATACCTGACACTCCCTTCATGGTACACAACATTTTTCTATCAAGGGTCTTCTGAGGATGGCAGCACAATGCTTGGAGGGACTCAGTGTCTTTTCACACTTAGCAAAACTGAGTCCAAGAGGCACAAAGCCAAGGACCACATGTCAGACTGCTTGTTAAGAGGCAGACAGGCAAGAATCAAAGTCCTCACTTTgggtgaaagagaaagatggtagAATCAGTCCCTCCCAAAATAAATCAGGCACATACCTGTAGGATACATTCTCCTCAATCAGCTGTTTGACCTTGTTCACATCATCACTGATTTCCATGGGCAATTTCTGCAAGGCCGACATCACCTGCTTATGCTCCTTTTTTAGCATCCCAAAAGAATTcagcctgtggtagggcatggCCCCAGGAGAAAAGGACCCCATGAACACAGGCCACAAGGATCATATGGAATCCAGCTATGTTCTGGACTCCTCAGCCCCATGGATGCCACAGCCTGACATTTACACACTGGGACCTCCTGGTGCTAAATAAACTTTCTATCATGTCCTCAGGCCAGAAAAAAAGGTTGTCCAAGGGAGTTATTCAGGACTGCACGAGCACCCTCAGTAAAACTGGAACTATAGATTACCTCTCCAAGAAGATCCCGGGAGTCTGTGCCACATATCTGGTGCCACCAGAAACCTATGGTgacatttttcctgtctttacAACAGGGATTATCATGCCTGGCTGCTTATTGCTGCGCAGAGGACCAGAGAATACATTgagtatttccagggaggagtccCAATTTCAGGAAGGCTTTATAAACTCCACAGGGGATTCCAATGTTCCACCAAAGTGAGAACAGTGGCCAAGACCTGAGCTTCTCAAAGTGGAGCTCTCTAGTGTCATCAATGGCATCCCCTGGAAAATATGAAAATGGCAAATCCTCAGGCCCTGCCACAGACCCTAGATACccggagtgcacacacacaacctcatgccctctaacacacacacacacacacacacacacacacacacacacacatgcacacactcacaccacatatACTCAGAATGCACATGAAGTACAGAGAGTTTGCACTGTCTCAGAATATAAGGAGGATCCAAGAAAACTATCAGGCTattacttcctacacacgcacataaacacacacacacacacacacacacacacacacacacacacacacaccacatacagtcAGGTTGCCCATGAAATGCAGGTAGGTGGAATTGCCTCAGAGtatgaggaggaggacaagggagaagcaGTGATAAGCATCAGGCCTTCCAGCCACAAACTGAGATGGATGAATGGGACCAGGCCTGTCCAGCTGCTGGTCACAATCATCTGCTGGTCAAGTACAAAGACtcaccacaaactcacagaacctAGCATCTCCCACAAGCCAACACCTGTCAAGGCCTCTTGAAATGCCTGTTGAGAGCTCACACGCTACTGTCCCTATCCTTAGActgtgattcaggccacaggctctgcttttcatttggatGAATAAGAATAGCCTGTGTCCCCATCTCACATGTACCCAGGTTCCAAATTCTATGCACTCAGGAAAATAAGTTTAGCCACCAGGACACCCTGGAGGTTCAGCCTCTTGTTCCTCAGGAAAGCTTAGCTACACACTGTGGGGTTAAGATGGTCAGCAGAGAAGTACACATAATGACTACCTGTTCTGCAAATCCATATCTGTATAACTGGTCAGGATTCCATGCAGTTCAATTCGCTCATATGTTATACTCTGTAGCTGAAGGGTGAGTTTCTCCAACTTTGtcatctgctgctcctgctcagtgGAGGTGGAGGTTTGAGTTGGTGTCTTCCCAGTAGTCCCTGCAGTAAGATAAAGCAAAGTGAACTTGTACACTTGAATGGCATAGTGCCAGGAGAATCCATGATAGTCCCAAAAGGAAGCCTCGGGAAGAGGAAATGCTAGGGACCCACTGAGGGCACCAAAGAGTAGGGCAATTATCCTCAAATAGGTTCTGTGAGCTATGAATCTGTCCTCAACCACCATGGCTAGGCATGTGCCTCCCTCTCTAATGCAGTCCCCCAGCCCTTGAAGACATAAGATAGCCCAACTATGTAGATTTGGAGGACAGTGTAACCTCATATCTGATGTGGTGCAGGCAAATCCTATTGTCTCTAGAGCTTAGCAGTACTAAGTCCTCATCACCTCTGTCCAGGACCAAAGTATCTGAATGTCTGATGGTACATGGCTAAGAGAGTTTCCCTCTCTTCTTattggcatcagattcccatggaaactgatGGAATCCACTAGGATGCAGTGCAGCAACACCCTACCCAAAGAAGGACACCTAATTAGTTACCACTTTGCTCCTGCTATCCCTCCTTTGCACTTAAAATGAGATTAAGGATCCCCCAGAAAAGCCACTGCAGGCTTAGCTCTCCCAAACTAACCATCAGAAATTGTTGACTCTGGCCCCGTTTTTAGGGCACTCAAAGAAGCAGGATAAGCCCATTGCTTCCCAGAAGTTCCCAGATGCTAAGCCCCAGTAATGGAAGACCCAGCTCAAGCTCTACCTCCTCCAAGAAGCTCCCAACTTCTTTTCATGACTCACTGTTCCCTCTCCAAAACacttatttctccatgttttacactgagactgaatcccagcttccttctgcctctctcaggTCCCCCcatgttctccattctctctcccaagcagccTTCTCAGTCTTGCTGACATGTCTTCTGGCAGTGAAAGAATACCCCACAGTCACCTGGTGTTCCCACAGCACTGGTGACATCAAGAGAATGCCAAGAACTCCCCAGAGTATAATAGCTAGTCATGAGAAGGAACTGTTGGGTTCACCAGCAGTAGCCCTCACCTACCTACAAACTACATCTTCTGCAATTCACTGGAAGCCATACTGCCCTTCCCAGGAGCCTTCTGAAAAACGTATGGGAAGACCTTCATCACCTCCTCATTACAAACCCAGGCATCTCTCTTTGCTTCACTAGAATTTATTCACTATTTCATGTGCAGGAAGTTGAAAACTCATTTTCAAACACATCCCAGGAAATGTATCATCAAACTCGTGAAACCTCTAgtcaataaacaagaaaaaaaggtttCTAGGTAATTAAGGAAGGATGGTGGGGAGAGGAAAGTTCAGTCCCCTGCAGGCAACAAGCACCTTGTGGAGGATGCACAAGGCTGTTAGTGTGGTGGGAGATTGGAGGTGTCTTGTCTTATCAGAACAAAGATAAGTCCCATAGTTGACGAAAATTATTTCTAACTTCAGGAGAATTCATTCCAGCCATTGTAGATACCAAAAGTGTGATTAACTAGTGACATGTCTGGCTGGAGATATAAGAACCAGAGTTCCCCAGGGGAGCCCtcagacacaaaaacaaaaactcccatGAAGAATGATGGGCCATTCCTGCATTAAAGTTTGAAGAAAGATGAATGGCTATTGAGAGGCCACACAGAGAACTGCAAGGCATTTACAGAAAATCAAAATTTGTGATAATCATGAGGAGAGTATATAGTGTGTCTCTGTTGTGGTTCTTCACCTAGAACTACACAAAAGCCAAATTCCTTGAATTTGAGCCTACTGTGACAATGCACATGCCCTTAGGAAAGGTGAAACAGCCAGCTTAAATTACAACATCCATCGGAGCATGAGAAGGGCAGGCAAAGGGCACAAAATGAGAGATAATTGGGGTCCTTTGCCCTAGACCTTCCCCAGAGCCCGACTTCACACTTGTAAATTTACTGACATTCCTGAAATGAGGAGCAAGCACTAGTTCAGCCTGGATTGAAAATTCACCAGAAGTCTAGACTGTGGCTTCAGAAGTGTACTTGGTGAACCCCAGAACAAATGAGCGATATGGAGTAAACTATGTCCATCAGATGTCATATCATACTGACAATCATGTTAGACAAGGTTAGGTATCTCAGTAATTCCCAATTCTAGAAGCCAATGGATAGCCCCTGCCCTACACATTACCTCATCTCAGTTAAACCAGACATGCTAAAGGATGATCAGGAAGTGACTGACAGATGAGACTTTGCCCTAGCTGGTTCTGAAAGACTAGACTTGAGTCTCTccctctgtggatgtcagttcTCGCATCTTTCTATAGGGAGATGGGTGTCTCAGAAGTTACCTGGCTTCCCCTGTCTCCCTGCACATGGTGACGTAGGGAACAGCATCCTAAGGCTTATTGACAGCTACAGAAGATGTACAAGCATCAGAGCCCTCAAACATGTCGTTCCCTGGACATAAAACTGGAGATTATTGCTACTCTCACAAGCACTCAAGTAGTATAGGGATGCTCAAATCACTTGGATGAtgcttcagagtctcatgttaaCGGAGAAACCATGCAGTGGCAGAACATAGTCACCAGATTCACAAAGCCATCTTCACTGGCAGCCCAGGACACCTAGATCCTATAAGAAGGGGACAGTCTCAGTCCAggtccactgaatctaacagtTCTCAGGCTGAACTGGAAACCTGGGTGCCACCCACAGCTGTGAATTCTTAATCTTAGGGGGTCACTGTAAGACAGCAGCACTTGGTGCCTCAGCTCTGCTAGTGTCTACAATGTAAAATAAGACAAGCTCAGGCTTTGTCAGGGTACTCTCCTGTCCCTGTTATTGTGGGCACACACCCTAAGGACTCCAGTGGGAGTGAAGTGCAATGATGGTACTGAAATCTAAacattcctctgtgtctccttcccCACTCAGAGTGAGACAGAGGGTCCCCAGCACAAAGGCTACAGTCTTGTCAGTTCCTGAATATGTCATATTAACCATCATGAACTCTTGATCTGGGTCTGCTCATTAGGAACCCAGAGAAGCTGGATAAGCCTATTGCTTCTTAGAAGCTGCCAGTTCCTGACTGATCCTGTAAGGCTCAAGCCCATCACACCCAGAAAGCTCCCCAGaccctttcctgaactcactacatcttccccaggaccactgatttctccattctttccagtgagacctagggtcagcttccttctgccttgctCTGGTATCTCCACGAAGTCCATTCTCTCTATCAAGTAGATGCCTAAGTCTTGACAACATGTCTATAGAAAAACTGTATAGACATTGAACGAATATCCTAAAGGCACTtggtgttgctacaacactaTTGACCTCACAGGGGATTCCAAGAGCtctgctctccaggatacaatagaatttccagagaagggactCCTGATGTCACAAGGAACAGCTTTTGCCTCCTGGCTAACAAATTCTCCCTGAACTGAACAGAAGCTGAGATTTCTTTTCCAGGAGTCTCTCCTGTGATACAGGTGAAGCCATTCAGTAGTACCTCCTCTTCTAAAGCTGGgaatttttctctgcttccttagaaTCTTTTCACTACTTTACCCATGGAGAGTTGAACACTCACTTTATAAGCACTGCCCAAGAATGGACCTTCCTCTCCTTAACAACCATACTcaataatatgagaaataaagtaTGTCAAGGAATTAGATTAGGATGATGTGGAGGAGGACGGTTGAGTTCTCTGAAGTGAGCAAGCACCTGAGGAATGCTAAGGTTAAGAGAAGACGGCCATGGAGAATTTGTAAGTAAGCTGAGACGGTTATGAGACCCAAACTCTTCTAGAATGGCCTCTCTATGTGCCTGGTGTATTATCAGGCCTCTAGGGTAACAGAAGTTATAAAAATGATTCTCTATATTAAAAGGGGAtttgttagaatggcttacagccTGTGctctagctaatccaacaatggctggaaatgaatgggaagtccaagaatctagtagtttctCAGTTCTTAGAATGGGTTTCTCAGCTGTCTGCAATATTATGCTGGAATcttaaagaagtaggctctaatatcagtgaaggaatggatgtgctaacaaggagagagcaagcagggaaagagtaaaagcttcctttttccatgtacttatataggcttccagaagAAAAATGGTTCAGATTACATCTGGATTATAGATCCAAATTAAAGGTGTGACTTCATTCCTCAAAGTTCCACAATAAAGTAGTTCAAATTAAGCATAAATAGACCACAGGTGTTCCCTCTATTTTGGGGTTATATTATTCCCAGATGTCATCATGTTGACATCTAAAAATAGACATCAAAGTCTTAGTCCTATCTACTAACGTTCTTGAGCAAATGGCTCCATTAGAGATTGAAAGGAAGGAGTGGCAATAATCACCAGGTACATGGGAATCAGCTGTAGATATCATGGTCATGATGACTCTCGGTGGCTGTGTTATGGCCATGCATGGCTAAAATAGAATGAAATACCAGTCTGTGGTTTCTTCAGAAAGAGGGGAGCAGCTAGAAACCCAGTACTTTAAGAATCTGGTCTTTCTCTATAATTgaatatttgaaattcaaataattatgttttgtttGATAGTAACtctggttttaaaaaatagtgtCCTTAGGTAAAAAATGGgtgctctttaaagaaaaagaagaaaggcctaAAACAACAGCACATTGGATCTGTCATAAAGAGGAGGGTGTCTCAGACCATGTGAATTTTGACTTGAACTCCTCCAGACCATGTATTCCTTACTCCTTACATCCTGTGATGGGAAAAAAACTCCTTCCTAAAACAAGAAGGACTGTGATGACTACTGTGTGGTCTTCATTGTCATCAACAGCTAGATGCCGCCTATTGCTTTCAAAGCAAAAAATGTCCCTTTAGATTTGAAATTTCTCTAGGGTTATACAAGTGGGATTTCAGGCAACAGCACCAGGATACAAATCCTACTCCACAGTTGACACCACCATGATGAGCATGGGCACTGCAGTGTGTGTCACCAAGAGTACTGGCATTCGACAATGTGCCTGGTACAGCTTCAGAAACTTGCAACATGTATAATTCTGAAATGGGATGCAGCCTTCCCCCAAATCAAGCACAATtgactcctccatttctttagaaTATAATCTCTGGCATGCAGATGACTGACTCAGGCTTGTATTGGGACCTAGCCTCTGTAGTAAGGGGCAGGGCCTCTGATGGCAACTTTTCCACCACAACACTTCAAGGAAGGTCAAAGCTGCTGGCAGCCAACAACTACTCCAAATGTCCCTGCTACAGTATCAAGCACCATGGCTGGGTATGTGTCTCCCTCCCCAACGCAGTCCCCTGACTCTGGAAGGCATAAGCTAGCCCAGCCATGTAGATTTGAAGGACAGTGTGAGCTCATATGTAGGTAAGTACTGTTGTGCCTAGAACTTAGCAGCACCAAGTCCTGATCATActtccccaggaccaaagcatctgAATGTCTGAAGTTGTGGTAGATGGCCCGGGGagttttcctcccttcttcttttttcggttttttttttttagatttattaatttattatgtatacagtattctgcctgcatgtgtccctgcaggccagaagagagcaccagttctcattacaagtggttgtgagccaccatgtggttgctgggaatagaactcaggacctctggaagagcagtcagtgctcttaagcactgagccatctctccagcccgtaagaagtctctctctctctctctctctctctctctctctctctctctctctctctctctctctctctctctctttctctctttggtttttcgagacagagtttctctgtgcagctttacacctttcctggaaatcacttggtagcccaggctggcctccaactcacagagatccacctggctctgcctccagaatgctgggattaaaggcgtgtgccaccaccgcccagcattttccctcccttcttattggcgtcagattcccatggaaactgtAGGAATCCACTAGGATGAAGTGGAGCAACACCTTACCCAGAGGGAGACAGCTCCTTAGTCCAtctgttcctcctgcccctctttgCCAGTCTGAATGAAATGAAGGAGTTCCCAGAAAGGCAGCTGCAGCCTGAATACTTCATGGCTCTCCTAAACTCACCATGAGAGACTCTTGAATCTAGGTCTGTTCTTAAGAAgcccagagaagcagaatagcccCATTGTTTCCCAGAAGCTCCCAGATGCTGAGGCCCAAACTGGAAGGCCCAGCTTAACTTCACCTGCTCCATGAAGCTCCCAATCCCCTGCTCAGGACTCACTGTGCCTTCCCCAAAATGATTTATTTCTCCAGGCTCTACACTAAGACCAAAGGCAAGCTTCCTTCTGctctctctggtctctctctgttctctattTTCTCTCCCAATCAGCCAGCTCAATCTTGCCAACATGTCTATGGACACTGAACGAATACCCCACAGGCATgtggtgttgccacaacactggtAACATCACAGAGAATACCAAAGGCTCTACAGGATAAGATAGAATTTCTAGAGGAAGAACTACTAGGGTCTCCTCCACAGACCTCACCTacctactaactagctcttctgCAATGCACAAAAAGGCATGTTGACCTTCTCAggagcctttccagaaacataagGAAAGAACTTCAGTACATCATCTTTACAAATccaggaatctctctctctgcttcattagaatATTTTTACTACTTCAAGTATGCGAATTGGAAGTCTGTATTCCAAATACATCTGGCAAAATGGCTCATCACTTCCTCAGATCTCTAATtaataacatgagaaataaaggtTGCTAGGGTATTAGGTCAGGATGGTGGGGAGGAAAGATCAGTCTTCAGATGTAAACAAGCACATTGTGGAGAATCCCCAAGGCTGTTACAGTATGTGGGTGTGGTGGGAGATTGTGGGTGTCCTGTCAGAACAAGGATAAGTCCCATAATCCATGAGGAAAATTACCCCGAATCATCATCAGAATACATTCTAGCCCTCATAAAATACCATAACCTTATCAACTTGTGACATGTCTGCCTGGGGATACGAAGAACCAGAGTTCCCCAGAGGAGCCCTCAGACACAAGAGCAAACACTCCCACAAGTGTAAGGCTCCATTCCTGCACTGGCGTTTGAGGAAAGATGGATGGCTAGTGAGAggccacacacagacatgcaaaggCATGTACAGAAAATGAAATGTGTCCTAGTCATGGGGATAGTatgtagtgtgtcactgcagTGGTGCTACCCCTAGAGCTACACAAAAGCCAAATTCCTTGACTGGAGCCTCCTGTGACAATGCGCATGCCCTTAGGAAAGGTGACACAGCCAGCTTTAATTACAACATCCATCGGAGCATGAGAGAGGCTGGCATAGGGCACAAGAGGACAGGTTATTAGGGGTTCTTTATCATAGACCTTTCCCAGAGCCCCACTTCACACTTTTCAATTTACTGACAGTCctgaaatgaagaactagcaCCCTGTTTGGTCTGGATTGAAAATTCACCAGAAGTCTGGACTGTGGCTTCAAAAGCATACTTGATGGACCCCAGAAGAAATGAGTGATGTAGGAAAACTGTGTCCTTTCAGATGTTATATCACACTGACAAGTCATGCTAGACAAGGTGAGCTATCTCAGTAATACCCAATTGTAGAAGTCAAGGTACAGCACCTGCCCTACACACTACCTCATCTCAGTTAATCCTGACACACTGAAAGATGCACAGAAAGTGACTGACAGATGAGTCTTTGCCCAGGCAGGCTCTGAAAGCCCAGACTTGAGTCTCcccctctgtggatgtcagttTCCCATCTATCTATAGGGAGGTGGATGTCTTAGAAGTCAGTtggtttcctctgtctccctgcacATGGGGACCCAGTGGACAGCCTCTTAAGGCTTACTCACAGCTGTAGAGGATACACCTTGGCTACAGAGCCCTCAGCCGTGTGTTTTCAGATGCATGGAGATAATTGCTACTGTTATAATCACTTGGGTAGTGTAGGAAGGCCCAAGTCCCTTGCTCTGtgcttcagagtctcatgttaatgGAAAAGCCATGCAGGGACAAAACATAGTCGTCAGATTCACAAAGCCATCCTCACTGACagtccaggacacccagagctggcaggaacgggacagtctcagtccaggtccactgaatctaacagcTCTCAGGCTGAACACCTGTGTGCCATCAACGGCTGGTAATTCAGAAACCTCAGGGGTCACTGGAAGACAGCAGCGCTTGggggctcctgccctgctagtggctGTGATGTCAAGTATGAGAACCTTAGGGTTTTCCAGGGTACTCTCCTTTCCCTGTTATCACTGGCACATAACTAAAGGACTCCAGTGGCTGTAAAACACAGTTATGGTACAGAAATCTCATTAATTCCTCTGTGCCTCCTTCCCAGAAGTTCCCAGTTCTTGAGCCCTCGATCTGGAAAGCTGAAGCCCACCACATCCAGaaagctccccagctccttcccagaactcactgcctctgccccaggaccattttttccatgttttccagGGAGACCTATGACCAGCTTCCTTCTGCGTCACTCTGGTCTCTCCAGGCAGTCCATTCCCTCTGCCAAACAGACCTCTGAGTCTGGACAGCATGTCTAGAGGCCAAGCTTGTGGTCACTGAACTAATGTCCTCAAGGCAGTCAGTGTTGCTACAACACTAGTGACATCACTGGGGATTCCAAGAGctgtccaggatacaatagaatgcccAGCAAAGGGTCTGCTGATGTCATGGGGCAAAGCCTTTGCCCATGAACTGAGCAGAAGCTGTGGTTTCC is a window from the Peromyscus eremicus chromosome 9, PerEre_H2_v1, whole genome shotgun sequence genome containing:
- the LOC131919691 gene encoding disks large homolog 5-like isoform X2, translated to MLSRLRGLFGRGNGLPGETRVTQKEAGHRSPWKTWKKWSWGRGRTTGKTPTQTSTSTEQEQQMTKLEKLTLQLQSITYERIELHGILTSYTDMDLQNRLNSFGMLKKEHKQVMSALQKLPMEISDDVNKVKQLIEENVSYSYLHSQVLRDWTQRKESVHVLRLKNRQLWKEQIELHESCEELKRLLKEAHEMICDPSAEQQQGSCEITGRKQPSRTRAQCQCQEQKSLDERLKDLLKQKELVTQQEDLAEKLQHHFSVSEIRSENLQSELEQATAQDESLLQTELLQQEH
- the LOC131919691 gene encoding disks large homolog 5-like isoform X4; amino-acid sequence: MLSRLRHLLDRENGLRGDTRARQKEADPRSHWKEWRNQWSWGRCRTTGKTPTQTSTSTEQEQQMTKLEKLTLQLQSITYERIELHGILTSYTDMDLQNRLNSFGMLKKEHKQVMSALQKLPMEISDDVNKVKQLIEENVSYSYLHSQVLRDWTQRKESVHVLRLKNRQLWKEQIELHESCEELKRLLKEAHEMICDPSAEQQQEQESLDEILKDLLKQKELVTQQRDLAEKLQHHFSVTEMRSENLQSELEQATAQDESLLQTELLQQEH
- the LOC131919691 gene encoding disks large homolog 5-like isoform X6, encoding MLSRLRHLLDRENGLRGDTRARQKEADPRSHWKEWRNQWSWGRCRTTGKTPTQTSTSTEQEQQMTKLEKLTLQLQSITYERIELHGILTSYTDMDLQNRLNSFGMLKKEHKQVMSALQKLPMEISDDVNKVKQLIEENVSYSYLHSQVLRDWTQRKESVHVLRLKNRQLWKEQIELHESCEELKRLLKEAHEMICDPSAEQQQEQESLDERLKDLLKQKELVTQQGDLAEKLQHHFSVSEMRISPLERSSYLCADLDAAHSC
- the LOC131919691 gene encoding disks large homolog 5-like isoform X1; its protein translation is MLSRLRHLLDRENGLRGDTRARQKEADPRSHWKEWRNQWSWGRCRTTGKTPTQTSTSTEQEQQMTKLEKLTLQLQSITYERIELHGILTSYTDMDLQNRLNSFGMLKKEHKQVMSALQKLPMEISDDVNKVKQLIEENVSYSYLHSQVLRDWTQRKESVHVLRLKNRQLWKEQIELHESCEELKRLLKEAHEMICDPSAEQQQGSCEITGRKQPSRTRAQCQCQEQKSLDERLKDLLKQKELVTQQEDLAEKLQHHFSVSEIRSENLQSELEQATAQDESLLQTELLQQEH
- the LOC131919691 gene encoding disks large homolog 5-like isoform X8 produces the protein MTKLEKLTLQLQSITYERIELHGILTSYTDMDLQNRLNSFGMLKKEHKQVMSALQKLPMEISDDVNKVKQLIEENVSYSYLHSQVLRDWTQRKESVHVLRLKNRQLWKEQIELHESCEELKRLLKEAHEMICDPSAEQQQGSCEITGRKQPSRTRAQCQCQEQKSLDERLKDLLKQKELVTQQEDLAEKLQHHFSVSEIRSENLQSELEQATAQDESLLQTELLQQEH
- the LOC131919691 gene encoding disks large homolog 5-like isoform X3 codes for the protein MLSRLRHLLDRENGLRGDTRARQKEADPRSHWKEWRNQWSWGRCRTTGKTPTQTSTSTEQEQQMTKLEKLTLQLQSITYERIELHGILTSYTDMDLQNRLNSFGMLKKEHKQVMSALQKLPMEISDDVNKVKQLIEENVSYSYLHSQVLRDWTQRKESVHVLRLKNRQLWKEQIELHESCEELKRLLKEAHEMICDPSAEQQQEQESLDERLKDLLKQKELVTQQGDLAEKLQHHFSVSEMRSENLQSEFEQATAQDESLLQTELLQQEH
- the LOC131919691 gene encoding disks large homolog 5-like isoform X7, encoding MLSRLRHLLDRENGLRGDTRARQKEADPRSHWKEWRNQWSWGRCRTTGKTPTQTSTSTEQEQQMTKLEKLTLQLQSITYERIELHGILTSYTDMDLQNSYLHSQVLRDWTQRKESVHVLRLKNRQLWKEQIELHESCEELKRLLKEAHEMICDPSAEQQQGSCEITGRKQPSRTRAQCQCQEQKSLDERLKDLLKQKELVTQQEDLAEKLQHHFSVSEIRSENLQSELEQATAQDESLLQTELLQQEH
- the LOC131919691 gene encoding disks large homolog 5-like isoform X5, with amino-acid sequence MLSRLRHLLDRENGLRGDTRARQKEADPRSHWKEWRNQWSWGRCRTTGKTPTQTSTSTEQEQQMTKLEKLTLQLQSITYERIELHGILTSYTDMDLQNRLNSFGMLKKEHKQVMSALQKLPMEISDDVNKVKQLIEENVSYSYLHSQVLRDWTQRKESVHVLRLKNRQLWKEQIELHESCEELKRLLKEAHEMICDPSAEQQQEQESLDEILKDLLKQKELVTQQRDLAEKLQHHFSVTEMRSENLQSEFEQDESLLQTELLQQEQ